From the genome of Ptychodera flava strain L36383 chromosome 20, AS_Pfla_20210202, whole genome shotgun sequence, one region includes:
- the LOC139120046 gene encoding alpha-adducin-like, translating to MKYGLLRCSQESLSAGEVAYHRYNGLLVDERESKAMADNLGPTAKIFILQNHGLMVLGDTIEEAYCSLVNLMAACETQVRLMSCCGMDNVMLMDESMPMKVQDVCCGGQDVRFSTGDQTVNLNELEFEAAVRMLDNMGLKSGYKYKKSPYPVPEKST from the exons atgaaatatggaCTGCTGAGATGTTCACAAGAGTCACTGTCTGCTGGGGAAGTAGCCTATCACAGATACAATGGTCTATTAGTGgatgagagagagagcaaaGCAATGGCTGATAACCTGGGACCAACTGCAAAG ATATTCATTTTGCAAAACCATGGCTTGATGGTGCTTGGAGACACTATAGAAGAAGCATATTGCTCGCTGGTTAATTTAATGGCTGCATGTGAAACTCAG GTTCGGTTGATGTCCTGCTGTGGTATGGATAATGTGATGCTGATGGATGAGTCAATGCCTATGAAGGTACAAGACGTCTGTTGTGGAGGTCAGGATGTCAGGTTCAGTACGGGAGACCAAACAGTGAATCTCAATGAATTGGAATTTGAGGCTGCAGTGAGAATGTTAGATAACATG GGTTTAAAAAGTGGCTACAAATATAAGAAGTCGCCCTATCCAGTCCCTGAAAAGAGTACATAA